The window ATATGTACAACATGGGCCGTCAACAGTACCAGGGCGAATAAAATACATTTCCCTGAAGGGAGGATGCGGGTTATGGGATTTATAACGGGTAATTTTCTTGAAAGAAAGATACATTCTCTGACTGGAATCATTCCAATAGGGGTTTTCCTGCTGGAACATCTGATTACAAATTCCTTTGCCCTGAAAGGACCGGAATATTACAACCAAAAAATTGAAGCATTCCAGCAGATTCCTTTCCTGGTTCCTATTGAAATCCTGCTGATAGCAGTTCCCCTGGCATTTCACACTATATTGGGTCTATATTATGTATATCTTTCAAAGAATAATGTGCTGCAATATAAGTATTTCCGCAACTACATGTTTTACCTGCAACGGATAACGGCAATCGTTACCTTCCTGTTTGTGATTTACCATGCCTATACAGCGAGGATCGCCAGGGCAATATCAGGTATAGAAATATCATACGAGTTTATGAACGGCATTCTAGCTCAACCGCTTTTCTTCATTATATATTTAGTGGGGTTGTTGGCTGCAGTGTTTCACTTTTCAAACGGGATTTACACCTTTGCCATTAGCTGGGGAATTACTTTGGGGCCAAGGTCTCAAAAGATTTTACAGAATGTATGTACAGCATTGTTTTTGATAATGTCCGGCGCCGGCACTGTTGGATTAATAGCTTTAGCAGGGTAGAAGGGAGTTGTATTTACATGAAAGTCATTGTTATCGGCGGCGGACTGGCAGGCCTTCTGAGTATAATAAAGGCTGCAGAAGCAGGGGCTGAAGTAGATGCTTTTTCTCTGGTGCCGTTTAAACGTTCGCACTCCATTTGTGCTCAGGGAGGAATTAATGCGGCTCTGAATACCAAAGGTGAAAATGACAGTATTCAGCAGCACTTTGAGGATACCATTGTCGGAGGGGATTTCCTGGCCAACCAGACGCCGGTTAAGGGACTGGTGGAAGCGGCGCCGGGATTGATTTACGCCTTTGACCGCATGGGAGTGATGTTTAACAGGACTTCTGAGGGTTTTATTGACCTCAGGATGTTTGGCGGGGTAAAGAACAGGA of the Phosphitispora fastidiosa genome contains:
- a CDS encoding succinate dehydrogenase; protein product: MGFITGNFLERKIHSLTGIIPIGVFLLEHLITNSFALKGPEYYNQKIEAFQQIPFLVPIEILLIAVPLAFHTILGLYYVYLSKNNVLQYKYFRNYMFYLQRITAIVTFLFVIYHAYTARIARAISGIEISYEFMNGILAQPLFFIIYLVGLLAAVFHFSNGIYTFAISWGITLGPRSQKILQNVCTALFLIMSGAGTVGLIALAG